Proteins from one Sabethes cyaneus chromosome 2, idSabCyanKW18_F2, whole genome shotgun sequence genomic window:
- the LOC128738572 gene encoding transient receptor potential channel pyrexia, producing MENFGYKEGSAKPKRTWSTKTTKLKNQHVSIALKPRFSLTPDVTVHWRNDPEAVLAEDFEYMKIGPSPPAESAPNMFDNYEESNAEFGFEVSTETIRTSLMEQMRLSSGRLMLLENIAQGNIVASNLKEMFEGATKAEKNFSFLFAAFLKRWDLLDGLLDSGAELLFFDSNGFTALHLSSFSGCLNCSSFLTYKGIDVNLQPRAFTPLHCAAFGNSVEIARFLISKGAGLNVDTKKQNCEESLLHCAVRSNSIDCVKLFISEGMDVNSLKPSGMNAIHLAADLGHVECLKILLDTPTADTNIRIGIREKESTALHLAADEGNVECVGLLLSRGANAKLKNHRGFTPLHLAARTTSLECVELLLRVGNADPNAEDFDLRTPLHTAIGKSDAAFDIIETLICWGSDINRKDVFGFTPLHLAALDGLAHCVEILIYNDADVTTKSKKGTTALNVITRKTPSSLAMIGRKFDDAMTLIHSQDPSDKEVVLELDFRSILQHCYPREIGYLNTLVDEGQKEILQHPLCSAFLYIKWGKIRKYYIARLLFCFIFILFLTLYVLTALAHNCYNGSKDMEETIQEQELCQKQSILGNMLRNNPFVMEMQWMVLVAITFVEICRKLYGMTGYSSVRRYITQMENVTEWFIIVSVFVISYIYTKRTYTWQNHIGAFAVLLGWTHLMVMIGQLPVFGAYVAMYTKVQVEFAKLFIAYSCMLVGFTISFCVIFPSSSSFENPFMGFITVLVMMVGELDLELLINDPDGKDPPFMLELSAQVTFVLFLLFVTVILMNLLVGIAVDDIQALKKTATLSKLVGQTKLISYIESALFNGWLPNWLRSLLHYTALVSPQAYRVILSVKPLNPEEKRLPRTIMMAAYEVAKLKKQPTTTTSNLHTTDKYRFQNFTSASNNYQTNGNQPMERILESDYGFETASLCTLTNKIDESSEKLDELSKELFELKTVLKYNQVLVDKISKILLK from the exons ATGGAGAATTTTGGATATAAAGAAGGGTCAGCTAAGCCCAAACGCACCTGGAGTACTAAAACCACCAAACTAAAAAATCAACATGTTTCGATCGCGCTTAAACCAag GTTTTCTTTAACACCTGATGTGACCGTTCACTGGCGTAATGATCCGGAAGCGGTACTGGCTGAAGATTTCGAATACATGAAAATTGGACCTTCACCTCCAGCCGAAAGTGCTCCAAATATGTTCGATAACTATGAGGAATCAAATGCGGAATTCGGCTTCGAAGTGTCGACTGAAACAATTCGAACATCTCTCATGGAACAAATGAGACTCTCTTCAGGCCGATTAATGCTACTGGAAAATATTGCTCAAGGCAATATAGTTGCTTCTAATTTGAAAGAAATGTTTGAAGGTGCCACAAAAGCAGAGAAGAATTTTAGTTTCTTGTTTGCGGCTTTTCTAAAACGTTGGGATTTACTGGACGGTTTACTGGATTCGGGAGCAGAGCTCCTATTTTTCGATAGCAATGGATTCACTGCTCTCCATTTGAGTTCGTTTAGCGGATGCTTAAATTGCTCAAGTTTTCTAACGTACAAAGGAATTGATGTGAATTTGCAACCAAGGGCATTTACACCTCTACACTGTGCCGCGTTCGGGAATTCAGTAGAGATCGCTCGTTTTCTGATTTCCAAGGGGGCAGGACTCAATGTTGACACCAAGAAGCAAAATTGCGAAGAATCATTATTACACTGTGCCGTTAGATCAAACTCTATTGATTGTGTGAAGCTTTTCATCTCCGAAGGAATGGATGTTAATTCCTTGAAACCAAGCGGCATGAATGCTATCCATTTGGCGGCAGATTTAGGACACGTAGAATGTTTGAAAATTCTGCTTGATACTCCAACAGCAGATACAAACATACGGATCGGTATTCGAGAAAAAGAATCCACTGCTCTTCATTTAGCTGCAGATGAAGGGAATGTAGAATGTGTTGGTCTGTTGCTATCGAGAGGGGCCAATGCGAAATTGAAGAATCATCGTGGTTTTACACCATTACACTTGGCTGCAAGAACAACGAGTTTGGAATGCGTTGAATTACTTTTGCGTGTTGGAAATGCCGATCCCAATGCAGAAGACTTTGACTTGCGTACACCACTTCATACTGCTATAGGAAAGTCTGACGCTGCCTTCGACATTATTGAGACACTAATTTGCTGGGGATCAGACATAAATCGTAAGGATGTATTTGGTTTCACACCACTGCATTTGGCCGCATTAGACGGTCtcgctcattgtgttgaaattTTAATCTATAACGACGCAGATGTCACGACCAAATCGAAAAAAGGTACTACTGCCCTAAATGTGATAACTAGAAAGACACCGTCTTCATTAGCCATGATTGGTAGGAAATTTGATGATGCAATGACATTGATTCACTCACAAGATCCATCTGATAAGGAAGTAGTGTTAGAACTCGATTTTCGAAGCATTTTACAGCATTGTTATCCCAGagaaattggttatttaaataCTCTAGTAGACGAAGGACAGAAGGAAATTCTACAACACCCACTATGCTCTGCATTCCTTTACATCAAATGGGGAAAAATTCGCAAATATTATATTGCtcgtttgcttttttgttttatatttatcCTATTCCTCACATTATATGTGCTAACCGCGCTAGCCCATAATTGTTACAACGGTAGCAAGGATATGGAGGAAACTATCCAAGAACAAGAGCTATGTCAGAAACAATCAATTTTAGGTAACATGCTACGGAACAACCCATTCGTAATGGAAATGCAGTGGATGGTATTAGTTGCTATAACCTTCGTAGAAATTTGTCGCAAATTATACGGGATGACAGGTTATTCATCTGTTCGGCGTTATATCACACAGATGGAAAATGTTACAGAATGGTTTATAATAGTCAGCGTATTTGTTATTTCTTACATTTATACGAAAAGGACATACACCTGGCAAAACCACATCGGAGCGTTTGCGGTCCTGTTGGGTTGGACACACCTAATGGTCATGATTGGACAATTGCCTGTATTCGGGGCGTACGTAGCCATGTACACTAAAGTGCAAGTAGAATTCGCCAAATTGTTTATAGCTTATTCTTGCATGTTGGTTGGCTTTACAATAAGTTTCTGCGTGATttttccatcatcatcatcatttgaaAATCCTTTCATGGGCTTCATCACAGTTTTAGTAATGATGGTAGGAGAATTAGACTTAGAATTATTAATCAATGATCCCGATGGTAAAGATCCGCCGTTTATGCTCGAATTAAGTGCCCAGGTTACCTTCGTGTTATTCCTGTTGTTTGTCACAGTTATACTAATGAATCTTTTAGTTGGCATTGCTGTTGATGATATACAGGCGTTGAAAAAAACTGCAACTCTATCGAAGTTGGTAGGACAAACCAAACTAATATCCTACATAGAATCAGCCTTGTTCAACGGTTGGCTACCTAATTGGTTACGCAGCCTCCTGCACTACACTGCGTTAGTATCTCCTCAAGCATATCGAGTTATATTAAGTGTAAAACCATTGAATCCAGAAGAAAAGCGGCTTCCAAGAACGATAATGATGGCAGCTTACGAAGTGGCAAAGTTGAAGAAACAACCAACTACTACAACGAGCAATCTACATACTACGGATAAATATCGCTTTCAAAATTTCACCTCTGCttctaataattatcaaaccAACGGTAATCAGCCAATGGAACGTATATTAGAGTCAGATTATGGTTTTGAAACCGCTAGTCTATGCACATTGACAAATAAAATCGACGAAAGCTCCGAAAAATTAGATGAACTTTCTAAAGAGCTATTTGAATTAAAGACAGTTCTCAAATATAACCAAGTGTTGGTAGACAAAATATCCAAAATTTtacttaaataa